CCGCGCGGATGGTACTGCCCGGGAGACCGGGTGGGAGAGTACGTCGCCGCCGGCCCCAAGCACCCCAGGAGGACGCCGCCCACACCGCCGCGTGTGGCCGGCGTCCTCTTTTTCTTGCCCCCTCCACCCCGCACCCGCACCCGCACCCGCACCGCCCAGCGCGATCACGAGCCGCGGACGGTGGCGGGTTTGCTTGCGCCGGCCGATCGGGTGCGTCTACATTCGACGTATGGGAGAGGAGGCGATGGGCGGCGCCGTAGAGGCGGATACGCGTGCGGGGTACGTCGCGCTGGTCGGGCAGCCGAACGCGGGCAAGTCGACGCTGCTCAACGCCTTTACGGGTGAGAAATTGAGCATCGTGACGCCGCGGGCGCAGACCACGCGCGAGCGGGTCATGGGGATCTACACGGCGCCGGGGTCGCAGATCGTCTTCGTCGACACGCCCGGACTGCTCGAGCCGCGCTACCTTCTCCAGCGGAGCATGCTGGAATCGGCGCTCGCAGCGCTGGCGGATGCGGATCTGGTGCTCTTGCTGCTGGACGCGACCCGCGCGGCCGAGGCCCGGCCGACGGGGGAGCCGCTGGACGCGTTGCGGCGGCGAGTGAAGGATCTGTTCGTTGCGGTGAACAAAGTGGATGCCGCCCCGGCGGAGGCCGTGGAGGAACTGTCTCGGTGGGCGGCCGAGACGTTCGGCAAGACGGCCTTCGCGATCTCGGCGGCGGAAGGCCGGGGCGTGGAAGCGTTGAGGGCGGCGTTGACCTCGGCGCTGCCGCGATCCCCGTTTCTGTATCCGGAAGACGAGATCGCGGTCCAACCGGTGCGCTTCTTCGTCTCCGAGATGATCCGGGAGACGATCTTCGAGGAGTACCGGGAGGAGGTGCCGTACAGCACGGCGGTGCGGATCGAGGAGTTCCGGGAAGCGACGGTGCCGGTGTTCATCCGGGCGGTCGTGTTCGTGGAGCGAGAGAGTCAGAAGGCGATCCTGGTGGGGAAGCGCGGCGCCGGGATCAAGCGCCTTGGGCAGCGCTCGCGGGAGAAGATCGAAGCATTCCTCGGCGAGCGGATCTACCTGGACCTTCGGGTCAAGGCGATCCCGGGGTGGCGCAAGAAGCGTTCGGCGTTGAAGCACCTCGGCTACCCGCTTCCGCAGGAGGGGGCCTAGTGGGAGCGCGGGCGGGGTGAAACGAGGAGGCATCATGCTGGATTCGGAGCTGCTGGAAATCCTGGTGTGCCCGAAGTGCAAGGGAGAGCTCGAGTATCGACCGGAGGAGAACGAGCTCGTGTGCCATGCGTGCCGGCTTCGCTACGAGGTCCGGGACGACATCCCGATTATGCTTCTGGATGAGGCGAAGCCTCTGTAAGGTGCGGCTGCGACCGGGGTCCCGCCCCCACAGGCGGTGGAGTCGGCGCGGTTCGCTGGCGGCGATCGCCGCCGCCGGCAGCGCATGCCTCGCCGTGGCGCCACTGCATGCTCGGCAAACGCCGGCCAGCGAGCGCACGCCGGCCTCCGAGTGCTGCCTCGTGCTGATCCTGCCGGTCGGGGCGCGTTCGATCGCGCTCGGCCGGGCGCTGACGGCGATGGCGACGCCCGATGCGGTGTTCTCGAACCCCGCCGGCCTGGCCGGGGTCGATGGCGGGTACCTCATGGTGCACCACACGGACGTCGCGGCGCAGGGGAACGCGTTCTCCCTGGTCTTCGCGCCGGAGGGCGTGGGCACGCTCGGCCTCTCGTACGAGCTCGTGGATTTCGGCGAGATCGAGCAGACGGACGACCGGGGCCAGACCATCGGCGCCGTCACGCTGCGCCACCACGTCCTCGTCGCCTCGTACGGCGCGCACCTCGCGGGCGGACTGGGCGCGGGGATCAGCTACAAGTTCTACCAGTTCCGGATCGGCTGCCGCGGCACCTGCGGCGGCGAGGAGGTGACCGCGACGACGCACGCGGTCGACGTGGG
The DNA window shown above is from Longimicrobiaceae bacterium and carries:
- the era gene encoding GTPase Era → MRRPIGCVYIRRMGEEAMGGAVEADTRAGYVALVGQPNAGKSTLLNAFTGEKLSIVTPRAQTTRERVMGIYTAPGSQIVFVDTPGLLEPRYLLQRSMLESALAALADADLVLLLLDATRAAEARPTGEPLDALRRRVKDLFVAVNKVDAAPAEAVEELSRWAAETFGKTAFAISAAEGRGVEALRAALTSALPRSPFLYPEDEIAVQPVRFFVSEMIRETIFEEYREEVPYSTAVRIEEFREATVPVFIRAVVFVERESQKAILVGKRGAGIKRLGQRSREKIEAFLGERIYLDLRVKAIPGWRKKRSALKHLGYPLPQEGA
- a CDS encoding PorV/PorQ family protein, producing the protein MAPLHARQTPASERTPASECCLVLILPVGARSIALGRALTAMATPDAVFSNPAGLAGVDGGYLMVHHTDVAAQGNAFSLVFAPEGVGTLGLSYELVDFGEIEQTDDRGQTIGAVTLRHHVLVASYGAHLAGGLGAGISYKFYQFRIGCRGTCGGEEVTATTHAVDVGVRWHSQRFPALQLGAAVSNIGFPLQVINAQQADPLPVRIRVGGAYEVLHHLRRDSGLELWWAVDVVDEWHEPGSPDVSTGLELSIGDAVFLRSGYVPGEGIGTGAAIGVGIDYDRFTVSIARSFASSPLEAVEEPMQFSFGLRF
- a CDS encoding Trm112 family protein, whose translation is MLDSELLEILVCPKCKGELEYRPEENELVCHACRLRYEVRDDIPIMLLDEAKPL